From the genome of Toxoplasma gondii ME49 chromosome XII, whole genome shotgun sequence:
CTCTTTGCCGCACCTGTGCAGTTCGccgacgcgtctctcgcctgtgGGTCAGGCGGCAGAGGCCCTCGAGGACTTTGCTCTGATCAATTTATCTTCGAAGGCGGCGTCGTCTCGTGCGAACATACCCATAGGATTGCGTCTGGTGAAAAGAAACGCCATTACTCAGAATGTCCTTCCTCGCAGCCGAGGCAaccgagacgaaggaggcacCCCCGATGTAAGTTCAAGGCCGTCTGGGGTTGTGTGGTTTCAATAAAGCAAACGGCGTTTCTCAGTTGGAGAAGAGCACAAGCTTGGAGACGGCAGCGAACGTGCAGAAGTCGCCGACTCCCTcagcgaaacaaagaagagcAGATCGTGATAGATCGTGGAAAAACGAGTCTCACAGACAGATCTGACCGCAGAGACGTTCCAGTGGATCTACATGGAGACAAGGTGGATGCGTGTATGTGCAGGCATGGAAGGTGTTGCAGATaagtgtacatatatatatatatatatgtgtatatagatatagatagatatagatgtagatagatatagatagatatagatatatggaaatagttatatatatatatatatatatatgagtgtTTATGAAAGATTGTGTGTAAGTCTGTATACATCTCTGGACATATGAATGCGTGTATGTACTTTTGTCTGTTTGTTGCAGGTGGGAGGCAATGCAGTCCGAGAGGACAGTCCGTTCTATGCGTTGACCTTTGCAATGATGCTGGGTCTGCAAATGAGCGGCGAGCTGAGTGCTTGCCTGGTGATGCTGCGCCACAAGCTTGGAAGTTCAGTCGAtgtgaggaagaaaaaacaaatgtttccttttcacgttctcttttttccctcACTGGCTCGTCCTCGCTCACCGAAGCTCTTTCTCCGTGTCAACAGCAAGGCGGTTCCCCGCGCTCAGCGTCTCAGACGCCATGCCTCACTGTTGGCTTCCTACGATCCGATATTGGCCGCCTCGGGTGTCGTTTTTGCTCGCGTTCGTGctttcctgcgttttctgcgagCTGGGTGGTGTAGAAAACGCCTTCAGTCTTGgatttctcctctttcttctctcagctgGAGTTCCTGCTGGACGaacctctgcttcttcccgtCCGACAGTTCCACTTTTGCTGCTACCCCCAACTGCCTcggcctttcttctgcgtctttgaGGACCTCGCCCCCGATACCTTCGAGTGTGCTCGAGAGCTCGCTGGAGTCACTGAACAGgtgagaaaaaagtgaaCGCTTCTCAGAGGCGAGATTCCGggaggagggaagacgagCTCTCTCGCTTATTGTTGTATCGAATTCGCTAGCCGTTTACAGGAAAACGTTCACTCAAATACGCGAAACGCAGTGGCTGGTAAGGCCCTAAGGGACCTGTCAAAAACTCGCACGCATTCTGATGCAAAACGCTTACGCGTCCTTGaggtttccttctctcgtgaggaagaagacaccaAAATATAACGCTGCATGAGTtgcgttctttctccgtcgaTTTGTCATCGTCTGCTCGTTTCTGTACCTAGAGAGGTTTGCCTGTGTGTGCGGATAAAGTGGAGACCGTCGTGAAAGAGCGTTTCTATACATGACGTTTTTCACAAGCAGGCCTTTCTCAAAAAACCATGTAGATTTAGGACGCATGCGGCAGAAACGTCACCATATTCTTCGCTCCAGAACAGCGTCTACCTGTCTTTCTACACACTTAAAGCCGGTCTtgcatgtgtgtctgcatgcaaaaatacactccatatatatgtatatatgtatatatatatatatatatgtaaacaAGTGGTTTAAATCATACATGTGTACGTGAATATGGCTTGGAGATTTCAGTTGAGGGATATACAGAAATTTGTATCGACGGAGGCCCACGCAtacaaagagagagatgctTTGGGGTGCGTCTTGCCGGTCAGCAATATGAGGCGACGTTTATCCCGTTAAACTTTGTTTTTTTGCAGGATTATCGCAGCAGCATGTGTCGCACAGATTTTTCGTTCATCGAGTTCGAGAGCAACAGCAAGAGCGGCCaattttttctcttttcgcacGACGGAAAATACCTCATCAAAACCATCGGTTTGAGAGAGGTCAAACAAATGCTCAAGTCAGTTCTCTTGAAGATGCAGAAGGCAGTCCGTCTGCATGTTaaacagaaaacgcgacaCTTCGATGCAGCTCCTCAGTTCACAACCATGTGGACAAGCGCTACGTAATTTATACAAACGACGGGAACAGCCGCGGTTTCAGCGaggttctctctgttcctccgtTTCGCTACGCGaatctgtctctgcgccgtCCCTAAGTGGCGCACCGTCGGTTCACATCGTTATCGTCCTATCATCACATGGATCTACTTCTTCACGTACATACACCAGAACACACTCTCTCAAATAAATAAAAAAAATGTATCcttctatctatctatatatctatatctatctgtatatctatctatctatctacctacctatatatctatctatgtatatatatatatatatatgtcatTATGACAGTCGAGTTGTCGACAAAACTGGATATATGGCTGAATACGACGGCCGTTGTGGCACCTTTGGTTTTCGTGCGTAGGATGATTCGTTTCTGCAGGCGTTTTTGGATgcgggtgcatgcatcgtGGTTCGCCTTGTTCgtggtttttctctctgtctgtctctctctgccgaaGCGTACGTCGAGTTGCGTTGCTGCTCGCTCTCGCTGCATGTTTTCGGGAAAGGTCGCcgctgttctctgcttcccaccggcgcttcgtcttcctcgcgtcttTCTCAGGATTCTTCCGGCATACGTCGATCACCTGCTGTCCAATCCAAATTCTCTGCTAACGCGGCTCTTCGGCTTGCATCGCGTGGAGATTTACAAGCGGTACAAcctcgaagacgaagacatgCAATCGGAAACCAACTGGGGACTTGGCGGGATCGCGCACGGCTTGGGCGAGGCCTCGGCGCGGTCAGGAGTGCAGCTGTCGGAGCGAGAGCGTGAAGGACCTTCCCGACTATGCCCGGGAGAAGAGTcgccggcgcatgcagagacgctgcCTGTCGGcggggaggcgagagaagcgttCGGATCCGAGGCGCGGACGGCAGGACGCGGGTGTCGAGAGGCGACGACCGACTCGTCTGCAGGGCACTGCGAATCGTCGCCGAGGTCGCGTCGAACCTCGGCGGGAGGCGCCGAGTTTcacgaagaggaggcggcAGCGCCAACTGCCGGCAGGGCGGAGAGAGATGCGAAGAAGGTCGAGAAAGGCTCTCTGAGGCACTTGCGCAACACGGTGAGGACGTCGTTGCGGCCTGTGCCCTCTGAACAGGCGAATGGAGAGCAGTCCTCCTCCGGCTACGCCTTCACGATTCCTCGAAGTGTACGATACAGGCCGCGAGAGGAGCAGCCGACGGGGGAGGACCTGCGCTCGCGATCTCCTCCGAAAAAAGGCAGGTCCGCAGACCAGGAGAAGGGGGGATGGCACCCAGCCGGGACTGAaggtggaggcggagagGACCCAGGCGACGAGAAAACcaaggcgaagagcgacagcgaTGGACTCCGCGGACGCCTTCCTTTCGGCAAGggagcgaaaaagaaatctGATTCGCACAAGGCTTTAAAGTGAGAAAGACGCTTCGCAGCTGGAAAGGTTTtccagaggcgagaaacaaaATCGGCAGCACCCTTGTAGAGGGAACCGTTTCTCCGAGGTCGCGACGTCGAACTGCGCTGGAGAAAGTCGACGTGGAACGCGACCGGGGGGTGCCAGTCTGCAGAGGACTGTAGCTGAAGATGTCCACTCCTCGAGGGCAGTGGCGGGTGTCGCGCGCATCATGCGGAATTCTCTTTTTGCTGCTCCTTCGCGAGCTTCCCGTAGAACAGCGGAAATTCTTGCTCCCGACCAAGGCGGCttggaagaagcagctggaGAGCGCAGCGACGGTTGGAGAAGGCTGCTGATGTGAATGCCACGGAGACGCtgggaagaacgaaagaggagacgagagaaacagacgaagaacgagagaatacacgcagagagaaaaacgatcGAGCAAACAGaggggggaagagagaagattgagaaagaagggcaagaagaaaaagagagaacaaaacagagagaagcaaccTGAACGCGTCGCAGTGAGGGAGGCGCGTATGAGGTGCTGTCGAGGTCTGTCGTTTCATGGGACTGTccgcgtttctgtttttccttcagGCATGCCAAGTCGGGGACCTACGCCGTCCGCGACgatgcgaagaagcagagtgTGACGTGTGCCTACTTTGCTGTGATTGGTAAGAACGCTGGGCATTCGGGTCTGTCCATCTGCGTTTGTTGTTAGGATCTCCTCTTTGGCTGCGTTGCTCTTGGGCGGCCATTGCTGGTCTTCTTTCGTTCGACTCCCTGCCCCTTGCCTGCCGTGTGAATACTTCCCGCAGGCATGTTTGCGAatcgcttgtctctcttcttgttttaTGCCCAGACGCGTTTGATCCTCGATACCGCCTGCATGTCGTCATTCTCCGTGCCACAAGAAACAGTTCATCTCCCCTCACTCTTccttgctgtctcctgcgctctctctttccagtgtctccagttgccttttctgcctcccttgtgtgtctctcccttcttccctctttcagcttctccctctttctccttcttcttcttcccacTCTTCATTTGCTctgtctttcgtcttttctctctcctcttccctcgtgTTCTGccccctctttcttcttgttgccctcgcttcttctctgtcttcttctccctctctgtctctccctcgcttttttctgcctctccctcgctgttttctgtctctccctcgcttttttctgtctctttttctctctcgcttcttcggagGCTGCTACCCACCGGCGTTCAGACCCAGTGTCTGTGAAGACATCGCGGAAGCCTGTGTTCCCTTTTCTTGCGGCGGCGCTTTATGGTGCATGCACCCTgtgccttctccctcgtctgctTCAGGCACTGCCTTCGATCCCTACCTGGGTCTACACGAGGCCTACGACTTGAAAGGCAGCACCGTGAGCCGCCGCGCGAAGCCACACGACCGCGTAAAGAAAGATGTTGGTAAGGTCTCGACGCAAAGAAGTCGTCTatcctgtgcatgcatcgctgctctcttctcgcgactCACGTTTCAACTTCGGTGGGCGCTCCGTCTCCGGCCTTGAGATTGTCTTGTCTCCCCTTCCGATTGTTTCGCACCATGCGTTCTTTGTCAagtgcctttctcttccactgGGGCAGAATCACAGAGAACGTCAATCTGTCGACCCTCGCAAGGCTCCAACTGTGTCCGAGAGTCTCTCAGAAGGAATGATCTCGAGTTCTCTCATGACTAGTACCAAATTCAGACATAAACACCGATGTAGCATACCCTTTCTACCGCATGTGAAGGAGACGGTGTTACAtcgcgtttgcatgcgttccccAGAAGCGGTTGACTTGTTGTCGTGCGGTGCTGGGGCGGCGGCTGTTCCGGTCCACAGGTTTGTTTTCGCGAGCTGGCGTTCTCGCTTGACGTTGATTTTCATCGCGCGGGCAAACATGGGGGGTTCCTGTTGTCCCCTCTTCGTTGGCTTTCCACGCTTGTGTGTTTTGCCCGAGTTGGagtcctttttttcctttcttcctgcccGTAGATTGGCTAGAAGCCAACAGACACCTGAACatgagagacgaggaagctcAGACGATTCTCCGCGCCCACCGCCTAGACTGTGAGTTCTTGGAGACGATTTCAGTCTTCGACTACTCGCTTCTCGTCGGCGTCCACAGATGGTGAGCCACCAAAAAACCGTTCCGagttttcctccttctctccgaaGCCGcatccgctgcatgcattggTGGCGGCCCTCCTCCTGTGTGGGTAGGGGGAAAAGGGGGGCGTGTGTGCCAGGTAGTCCTGGACACTGAGTCCATGAGCGTGAACAGTGTACTTTTGCtgtatacatttatacaACTTTAAATGGTAGAAAAAAGATAGGTAACAAACTGTCTCCAAACGTTCTTAAACCAGCTCGCGTATTACATCTGAAGGTGAACTATCGTTCCTAACTGAATCTTGTTCAATACCAAGGGAGTAATGAGCCGTCATGGAGGTACTGATACAAAATCGAGGATCAGAACTCCCAATGCTGTCTGGCCTGTTATCTCCGGCGTACCTTACGGCCGTTATACAATTTAGAGATAGACTGTAACGTGGATCATTATCCACACTGCTTCGAcagcctccttcgtcttcttgtgTATTTTAATTCACATGACTCGAGGATTTTATAACTGGAGTTATAGTTATTTGTCTACCGCTTCGATGTCTGGTTTCATTTTATATCTACTTACTCTAGCCACTGCCTTCCTCACATATGTACTACCATGAGGACAAATGAATTTAGGGGGTGCTATAGTCATCACAAACCTAAAAAAAGTCCTGTCTCCATTCCATATCGTCCCCACAGGCAAGCGAAGAGGTCTGTTTGTAGCTGTGCCGCATATCTGTTCTATAATGCCAAAACGATTCGGCGTTCATAGTTGGAGTTTCCCAGCGTCGagtcttttctgttctcccgcgctacaaagagagagaggaccaGGCGAACAAGTCACAGAATGGCGCCGAGTCTAGTCCTCGCTAGAAACAATGCTGCCcttttgcatgcgctgcaaAGAGAAAACCGCACTCTGCAGACGGGACGTCAACTGCGTGGCTTGTTCTGGAGTGTAACTCATCACAACGGAAAACAAGTGGAAGTTGTCGTTCTTTGTCCTGCTCCCCAACCTCTTTCATCCTTAAATTTCCGTATATGTAGCTGtgtacatatttatatgtcGACCTTTATCTCCTTGTCTTCATCGACTGATCTCTCTGTCCATCTgtctctatctatctgtatcttTATATCAAtattcgtctttctttctgtctctctgtctttctatACATATTCTCCTATGTCTGGTCGTTGAAATGTCTATGCAAACgcatctatatatacatctatatatatatatatatatatatatatatatatatatatgttagtAGTTCATTTTTAGACGTTTTCAAAGTCTTGTTTGTTCTCATTCAGCAAACAGAGCATTCTCAGTCCATCTGGGTCGGAAGCTGTCTCAGGGATCGATGCCCAGGGAATGACGACGCCTCTGTCGGCGACAAGAACCTCCCTTGGGCCTCTCCGCCAATACACCAAAATGCAGCAACGCTCGTACGTCCCACTCTGTTCCACGTACATTTTTGTATGTTTTTACAAATACATTTCTGTTTACAGTTTCCTTCGTGTGTTTATACGTACCGTTTTATGTGGTTCTATGTATAgtcagatgcatgcatgtcgtttcttcccttgTTCATGCCGAAGTCTATGCATCCAAGAGATACCCCCTTCGCCTGACTCTTTCATACACTGctccatatatacatgcatatctgcttctgcatatatatatatatatatatatatatatatgcatttgtctatatatgtacatgtatctgtctgtgttgatctgtatctatctatgttATATGATGGTGGGCATGAGGTCAAATTTCTGGGTATGCGTGGTTTTATACTCGAGGACAAGCGCTGTCTGCGATCCTCAGACAACATCGTTTGATGGTTTGTTGCCACCTAGCGCATGCATTAGGAACGTTACTGTTCTCGCtggtttctctttttcctggGAAACGTGAGCGTGCATCTTGCAAGTGCGTCTCCTCAACTTGTCTTGCATGCGGCTTTCTTAAGTCCAAGCGCCCTTTTCACTGCTCCTTTTTTTCTATTTGCACGCCTCTTGCGTTTCCTGTACTTCCCTTTCCTTGATGCAAAAGGATTCTATCTTCGCCCATCGGAAGTacacttctcttctccgttttgtGACCTCCCCGGAAAGCATTTTTGTATCTGTTTCTGCACAGCGTGAGTCTCTCGGGACCCTCTCCGTCGATTCTGAGTGAACATTCTTCTCAGCCGCTGGCGTCGGAGCCTGTGTCGATTACGCCTCTGACTTCGGCGATTCCTCGAGATCGTTTGGCAGGAGGTGAGACCGCAGATTCCGCGGTTTCTCAGAATCCCGCAACGAATGCACCTTCTGCGGTGCATTTGTCCATGGCTCTCGCCTCGCCGTTTAGCTCTGCGGACGGCTTACAGCGGTCAGAAGAttccgaggaagaagacctCGTCAATGACGCAGGCGACGACACCAGTCGACATCCCGAggtcgaggaggaagaactgCTCTTTTCGGACGCAGGAAAGGACGGCCGTCCACAGCCTGTCGCGCATCTGGCCTCTTGCCTTACATCGCGCGAGTCGCACCCggctcctctcccttcctctgcttccgttTCGTCTGGACTCCGctcagcagcttctcttcttgacACTCGGCCCTGTTGTCTGCAAGAGGCAGCCAGCCATGGGGCAGACcctccggcttctctctATTCGTCTCGGCTTGGAACGTCGACCTCTGCTCTCGCGGAAAAAGGGGGAGTTGAACGCGaggacgacagagacgcggacGCGTCTGCAGAGCTTGCTCGTTCCCtacagcagagacaggccgcagaggcgacgagcTCTTCCTGTTCGACTCCGCGGTGCTACTGCGCTCATGTCTCGATGCCCTGTCCGCCGCCGGCTCCTGGGGGCACCCGGCGGGTGACGATGAGGTGCCTGGCCTCgggagaaagtggagacgctTTCCGGACCGACGCCGACGGAGAGttcgagcgagagaggaaagcgaaagacGGCGAAACTCTCACCGAGATCGACACCGTTATGTCCCTGTCGCAGCCAGCGTCATGGCCAGAGGTGGATTCGTCTGGACGAGCCCAGAAgggagacgccgaagaagagctcGGACTGGCCACTCAGGCAGACGGCAAACACAGGGAAAGACATCGCGCGCCATCCCCTGCAACGTCCAGCTTGCCCCACACAAGCACTGCATACACCTTCCTCGAAAAAAGCTGGATGGGGTATGTCGAGAAAGTGCAGACGTCGATTCGACATTCCAAAACACAGCACGCATGTACCTGCAGGAACGTATATATCGACAAAGGTGTAGAGATCAATATGTGTACCCCAGTCCATTCatgaatgcatatatatatatatatatatatatatatatatatttgcggAGATGTTTGTTTGAATGCGACTTCGGATAAGAAGCCAGGAAGCACCACTCTGTGGAGTCACGCCATTCCACCGATCCACAGGAAACACACACGCATCTGTAGAGTTCCACGGCAAACAGATTCTTCGGCGACGACATTCAGCGTAAACGTTGTCATGTATCTTCGCACCCGTTTACGCCCTGCCTGTGACTTGTCTCTATCTTTATAAGCGTGGAATGTCGTACTTCAATCAAGCAAAACACTGTTTTGTTTGCGCCCCCATGTCTGTCGAGGAATTAGCCTCAAGTCGTTTACCCTccactctgtctcttctggcGCATGCCCCGACGACTGGTGATTCTGCGTTTGTCCGCCTTGGTGTCGCGtcatgtttcttcttctcactcttattttccttcctcttctctttctctcccttttttttctctttcttctccaactcctttttctccgacTTTATCTTCTCTTGattcttctgtttctgcttcttctccatcatttttttctcgtgcttcttcttctcttcctacTCCTTgatcttctctctgttctcgtcttccttttttccttctcttccatcTTTCACTTCtcattcttctctgtcttctctctctcttcttttgtaTTGTTCAGTCTCTGGCCCGGCGTCTGGTGTTTCacctcttcgctttttccgcttcttcgcctctgtttctgtggcGAAATTCTCGTCAATAGAAGACCGCGCTCTTCACCCGTCTTTGCTTTTTGTGGAGCCTGCGGtgcctttgcatgcagaacagCCTTCATGTCGCCGCCTTCCCCAGACAGCGGCTTCGGAGTCAAGGTGATGAATGCGGACATGACTGAAATTTACTACTTGGGAATCATTGATTTCCTCACGCCTTATGACTGGAGACGCTATGGCCACACAGTCTATAAGCGCCTCAAGAGCTCCGCCAAGTGAGGTTTCTGCATCTGCATTTCTGCGTGTCTGTTGTGCCCTTTTCTCGACCTTTCTGTCCTGTTTGCCTCTCCACATCAGCCTAAAACGAGTTGCCTGTTGAAGAAGGAACCGGCAAGTTTCGGGACTCAAGCACCCCCTCCAGCTAAATACAAAGCGGTAGAATTCCAGTTCCTACTAGCAACTTCGTTTAACTTCGTTCACAATGCAACGTAAATAACGTTCTGTGGGTCTCGTGCTTGCACATCTATCCTAccctctgtgtgtgtgtctgcggaCCGCAAgttctctgtgcatgcagcgaattTTCCGTGGAAATGTCTTTCCTTTTGTCTGTATGAAGTTCTGCCCTGTGTGGCTTCACGGGGCCTGCGAGAGCGGGGAAAGGGAGAGCACTGAAATTCAAGATGTCTTCTCAAGGATCCAGGCGGCAACCGGAAACTGTGGGGGCAGTGGCGTGCGTGTAAAATGTCTTTTTTTCAAGGAAAAAAGACTCCGCAAATGCAAACAGACGCCAACATCGATCTCAGATCCatttccctctctgtcgtgCACAAAAAGGATCGATAATGGACTTTTGTGGGATTCTCTGCTATCCTtcatcgtttttcttccatattcctgttctctgtcgtttGTATCACTCAGTGTTTCAGTGGTTCACACccgtaaatatatatatatatatatgcacgtaGAATCGTTGGGTAATGATGATGTGTAACCTATGCGTGGACTGGTTCTTGTTTCATTGTTCAGGTGTGAATTTGGAGAGATATCTCCGGTGCCTCCGGCGTATTACTCTCGGCGGCAGCAAGCATTTCTTCGAGATCAcgtcgtgcatgcagtggatCGCGGCGGCGGTGGGGAAGCGCCGACGGCGCTTGAGAGCATGAATCTGCGCATGCCTCGCCGCAGACTGATTCGGCTGCTGAAGT
Proteins encoded in this window:
- a CDS encoding phosphatidylinositol-4-phosphate 5-Kinase (encoded by transcript TGME49_245730), which gives rise to MAAVESASRQPQPSIRLSMDRNGVAVDAGYFQEASDDFHRGHEADYDSPGASSVTKHLSGGNRTASRKTDGTFLEGHDTQTPKPSPDERKEDASEQDQKPSEHGDKPNTGEDPKGDDQNGCVCQDVTPNIGDSCADVNGEESKGNRSVRRVIRISSDHRQTRNKVCSALGNGRRTDSRANASESGNSPPSSHARGKVPCCGKRRGSGGRESLLSFCLPRSRASAPGAAGEKVAGFYVKDVGEVLKFLQGKASEPTFLLREPPQKTLLWALSDPLVLLSFYLHLEEIRIGRILTALGYKSPSETVLKASPFGFVSGDQLLLLDVLHSLFYSWKFIPKPRRLEFTHRLVDPCLLVLQPAGLISPALLPPNLSLSGASAAGDTNKHLFLSSYHRYLHNFESSNLSSEPGLLDRDPAGDAGDKGTAGLSVIDENCEASPARKALEKSARDREQTGRPEGDMKSDGQSLAGGAAGRRERGREEERPSGLVCHRRDGATRRQVDEVAKCSASIKVLLTGSDGREMEAARIVFLRTCMGLLVQQLLPPWTDFVARILPDILRDIHDPNVIVQNVVMDKLWRLRGELETATGLPCGFASSSRACTHADGVILHSRSEVDSREASCHRVRDVSTLPSCSRLSADSLSSLPPSADRREKEDFRSKRFTTDRDEKESRKGTRDDRRDKRETREGEAPASVLKGAASHPSGRSEGCDVAAFCSRNESRKRMHVSLVRPMSSSVSVSSASRASTTSTLQRADEADRAAGDKTRSNAERSCSSLSGPHTLGTTRFQEQTSFNVSNRNDTLKNMLSTSSASSASSASASSSSASSSSASSSVSASASRRDLSRPTAISPSGFFSSPTGVSPSGRRGPSPSRASLPHLCSSPTRLSPVGQAAEALEDFALINLSSKAASSRANIPIGLRLVKRNAITQNVLPRSRGNRDEGGTPDVGGNAVREDSPFYALTFAMMLGLQMSGELSACLVMLRHKLGSSVDLEFLLDEPLLLPVRQFHFCCYPQLPRPFFCVFEDLAPDTFECARELAGVTEQDYRSSMCRTDFSFIEFESNSKSGQFFLFSHDGKYLIKTIGLREVKQMLKILPAYVDHLLSNPNSLLTRLFGLHRVEIYKRYNLEDEDMQSETNWGLGGIAHGLGEASARSGVQLSEREREGPSRLCPGEESPAHAETLPVGGEAREAFGSEARTAGRGCREATTDSSAGHCESSPRSRRTSAGGAEFHEEEAAAPTAGRAERDAKKVEKGSLRHLRNTVRTSLRPVPSEQANGEQSSSGYAFTIPRSVRYRPREEQPTGEDLRSRSPPKKGRSADQEKGGWHPAGTEGGGGEDPGDEKTKAKSDSDGLRGRLPFGKGAKKKSDSHKALKHAKSGTYAVRDDAKKQSVTCAYFAVIGTAFDPYLGLHEAYDLKGSTVSRRAKPHDRVKKDVDWLEANRHLNMRDEEAQTILRAHRLDCEFLETISVFDYSLLVGVHRCKQSILSPSGSEAVSGIDAQGMTTPLSATRTSLGPLRQYTKMQQRSVSLSGPSPSILSEHSSQPLASEPVSITPLTSAIPRDRLAGGETADSAVSQNPATNAPSAVHLSMALASPFSSADGLQRSEDSEEEDLVNDAGDDTSRHPEVEEEELLFSDAGKDGRPQPVAHLASCLTSRESHPAPLPSSASVSSGLRSAASLLDTRPCCLQEAASHGADPPASLYSSRLGTSTSALAEKGGVEREDDRDADASAELARSLQQRQAAEATSSSCSTPRCYCAHVSMPCPPPAPGGTRRVTMRCLASGESGDAFRTDADGEFERERKAKDGETLTEIDTVMSLSQPASWPEVDSSGRAQKGDAEEELGLATQADGKHRERHRAPSPATSSLPHTSTAYTFLEKSWMGTAFMSPPSPDSGFGVKVMNADMTEIYYLGIIDFLTPYDWRRYGHTVYKRLKSSAKCEFGEISPVPPAYYSRRQQAFLRDHVVHAVDRGGGGEAPTALESMNLRMPRRRLIRLLKSREREFKEKSAFEKPNAALDEAVGIVEAGGLCDAGRESDWSARPPPRKKGKERRQKQRRKKREKRNKDAACTGESQASEQTKPKDLPRDTTQDGQTQSALPHEEGVQVTTAEPAGNREQRRSTFYGLYKFVKPQEDDGPEEGKARRETSPCGAPRT